From the genome of bacterium, one region includes:
- a CDS encoding GHMP kinase, with amino-acid sequence MNGLLTRPALRGRAPYRVSFGGGGSDLPVVSDRQNGAVLNTTIAFYVHATLLPRTDQKVRICSVDYDIIAHYDLSAPLLDQQSQLRLFDAVLQRFAPDQGFDLFVESDAPVGSGLGASGALAVLATALLARHAGRALSPYEIAEAGFQANRELLGERVGRQDEYASAFGGLNFMEFGPDRVTVMPLRLRPELLWEIEHRFLLCHTPAERSPHDPVNEQVRLFGEGRVETVQAMADLRDLAYAMRDHLCREDLQAFAQDLVRAGELKVATNPAAVVPQVEDMLQAALEAGALGGKLLGAGGGGYLLVVCGAGQKGRVSEVLKSLQGDVVPFLLDSDGVTIWETEISADDKLHPFYREWLAQS; translated from the coding sequence ATGAATGGACTGCTGACCCGGCCGGCCCTGCGGGGGCGCGCGCCCTACCGCGTCAGCTTCGGCGGCGGGGGCAGCGATCTGCCGGTCGTATCCGACCGCCAGAACGGGGCCGTGCTCAACACCACTATCGCCTTCTACGTGCACGCTACCCTCCTGCCGCGCACAGACCAGAAGGTCCGCATCTGCTCGGTGGACTACGACATCATCGCCCACTACGACCTGTCGGCCCCGCTCCTGGACCAGCAGTCGCAACTGCGCCTGTTCGACGCCGTGCTGCAGCGGTTTGCGCCCGACCAGGGCTTCGACCTGTTCGTGGAAAGTGACGCCCCGGTCGGCTCGGGCCTGGGGGCGTCGGGGGCGCTGGCGGTGCTGGCGACGGCGCTGCTGGCCCGGCACGCGGGACGCGCGCTGAGTCCGTACGAGATCGCCGAAGCGGGCTTCCAGGCCAACCGCGAGTTGCTGGGCGAGCGCGTGGGGCGCCAGGATGAGTACGCCTCGGCCTTCGGCGGCCTGAACTTCATGGAGTTCGGTCCCGACCGGGTGACGGTCATGCCGCTACGGCTGCGCCCGGAGCTGCTGTGGGAGATCGAGCATCGCTTCCTGCTGTGCCACACCCCCGCGGAGCGCTCGCCGCACGATCCGGTCAATGAGCAGGTGCGCCTGTTCGGCGAGGGCCGCGTGGAGACCGTGCAGGCCATGGCGGACCTGCGCGACCTGGCCTACGCGATGCGCGACCACCTCTGTCGCGAGGACCTCCAGGCCTTCGCGCAGGACCTGGTGCGCGCCGGGGAGCTGAAGGTGGCGACCAACCCGGCGGCGGTGGTACCACAGGTGGAGGACATGCTGCAGGCGGCGCTGGAGGCGGGGGCGCTGGGGGGCAAGCTTCTGGGCGCCGGCGGCGGCGGCTACCTGCTGGTCGTCTGCGGCGCCGGGCAGAAGGGCAGAGTCTCCGAGGTCCTCAAGTCCCTGCAGGGCGATGTGGTGCCCTTCCTTCTCGACAGCGACGGTGTGACCATCTGGGAAACCGAGATCTCCGCCGACGACAAGCTGCATCCGTTCTATCGCGAGTGGCTGGCGCAGTCCTGA
- a CDS encoding glycosyltransferase family 4 protein — protein MRVAVDARALIAGGGGINRYASELMRALPALGVEVTAWVAGWHREQLSQDVTAQLSALGLDLPVHAAKLPGKLLYDRLGPPLWPHWQRCLRCLSLFPRDVDLFHAPQWPFPLTQRPPSVLTIHDLIGLRHPDWVPPMVRAIHRSVAALAPRAAQVIVDSEAVRADVLDLCRLAPERVTAVPLGVCAEAFARSIPPEQAAAVGRRYAADRPYFLTVSTIEPRKNLTTLLQAYDLLCERRLVDWDLHIVGRRVGHTPEFEELLARPRPGVVRITTYAPGDDLAALVQGAGCLAFISRAEGFGLPVLEAFAAGCPVVAANATSLPEVAGDAALLVDPTDPEAVADALLRVASDPALADELRRRGRARAAEFTWERTACQTLDVYRKALA, from the coding sequence ATGAGGGTAGCCGTGGACGCCCGCGCGCTCATTGCGGGCGGCGGAGGCATCAACCGCTACGCGTCGGAGCTGATGCGCGCCCTGCCGGCCCTGGGGGTGGAGGTCACGGCGTGGGTGGCCGGCTGGCATCGCGAGCAACTGAGCCAGGATGTCACCGCGCAGTTGTCCGCCCTGGGCCTGGACTTGCCGGTCCATGCGGCCAAGCTACCCGGGAAGCTGCTGTACGATCGTCTGGGCCCCCCACTGTGGCCCCACTGGCAGCGATGTCTGCGGTGCCTGTCGCTCTTCCCCCGCGACGTGGACCTGTTCCATGCCCCGCAGTGGCCTTTTCCGCTGACGCAGCGGCCGCCGAGCGTCCTGACGATACACGATCTGATCGGCCTGCGGCATCCCGACTGGGTGCCCCCGATGGTGCGCGCGATACACCGCTCCGTCGCTGCTCTGGCGCCGCGGGCAGCCCAGGTCATCGTCGACTCGGAGGCGGTCCGCGCCGACGTGCTGGACTTGTGCAGGCTGGCGCCCGAGCGGGTCACCGCTGTGCCGTTGGGGGTATGCGCCGAGGCCTTCGCTCGCAGCATCCCGCCCGAGCAAGCGGCGGCGGTGGGACGCCGCTACGCAGCCGACCGACCCTACTTCCTGACCGTCAGCACCATCGAGCCACGCAAGAACCTGACCACTCTCCTCCAGGCCTACGACCTGCTGTGCGAACGCCGGCTGGTGGACTGGGACCTGCACATCGTGGGCCGTCGCGTCGGGCATACGCCGGAGTTCGAGGAGCTGCTGGCCCGGCCCCGGCCCGGCGTCGTGCGGATCACGACCTACGCCCCGGGCGATGATCTGGCGGCACTGGTGCAGGGGGCCGGCTGTTTGGCGTTCATCTCCAGGGCCGAGGGCTTCGGCCTGCCGGTGCTCGAGGCGTTCGCCGCCGGCTGCCCGGTCGTGGCCGCGAACGCGACCTCACTACCGGAGGTCGCCGGGGATGCTGCACTGCTGGTTGATCCCACAGACCCCGAGGCCGTTGCGGACGCGCTGTTGCGGGTGGCGAGCGACCCGGCGCTGGCTGACGAACTGCGCCGGCGCGGGCGAGCGCGAGCGGCGGAGTTCACCTGGGAGCGCACCGCCTGCCAGACCCTTGACGTGTACCGAAAGGCTCTGGCATAG